One Candidatus Angelobacter sp. DNA window includes the following coding sequences:
- a CDS encoding 4Fe-4S dicluster domain-containing protein yields the protein MFGEGIIKGLVETARNFAGSYVEEDRLTTVQYPEERVPASAAARNFPFLVFDGDDPHAGLRCVACQICEKECPPQCIYIEKSRDKKPDYVGKPQFYPAVFDIDVSVCMSCQICVEVCPFEAIKMDTDFELSNTDRFGGLLLDKHRLARPNEHYRKIHPSEAAEVDARLAAEKIKAEAKAKADAEAKARVAAAKATAAPTTQPAPGPKT from the coding sequence ATGTTTGGCGAAGGCATCATCAAAGGTCTGGTGGAGACGGCGCGGAATTTTGCCGGCAGTTATGTCGAGGAAGACCGGCTGACGACGGTGCAATATCCCGAGGAGCGTGTGCCGGCCAGCGCGGCGGCGCGCAATTTTCCGTTCCTCGTGTTCGACGGCGACGATCCGCACGCCGGCCTCCGTTGCGTCGCGTGCCAGATCTGCGAGAAGGAATGTCCGCCCCAGTGCATCTACATCGAAAAGAGCAGGGACAAGAAGCCGGACTACGTCGGCAAACCGCAGTTTTATCCGGCCGTGTTCGACATCGACGTGTCGGTTTGCATGAGCTGCCAGATTTGCGTCGAGGTTTGTCCGTTCGAGGCGATCAAGATGGACACGGATTTCGAGCTGAGCAACACGGATCGATTCGGCGGGTTGCTGCTGGACAAGCATCGACTCGCCAGGCCGAACGAGCACTACCGCAAGATTCATCCTTCCGAAGCGGCGGAAGTGGACGCCCGGCTCGCCGCAGAAAAAATCAAGGCGGAGGCGAAAGCAAAGGCGGACGCCGAAGCCAAAGCCAGGGTCGCTGCTGCGAAGGCAACGGCCGCGCCCACCACCCAGCCTGCCCCCGGTCCGAAGACCTGA
- a CDS encoding GxxExxY protein, with the protein MRKPGRQEAENGLGTRRVDRENNRSGNRSESAVRAGFIESIYENALVFESHKRGLRFEQQREMPVLYDAKAEIGKDRLDLFVEREIVVDLKAISELLDIHFAVVKSQLRVAKRKHGPLLIFAKMKLEAKRVIVE; encoded by the coding sequence ATAAGGAAACCAGGAAGACAGGAAGCCGAAAATGGCCTTGGAACAAGAAGAGTTGACAGGGAAAATAATCGGAGCGGCAATCGAAGTGAATCGGCAGTTAGGGCGGGATTTATTGAGTCAATTTATGAAAATGCTTTGGTGTTTGAATCGCATAAACGTGGCCTCCGATTCGAGCAACAACGCGAAATGCCCGTCCTTTACGATGCAAAAGCGGAGATTGGCAAGGACCGGCTCGATTTGTTTGTAGAACGGGAAATTGTGGTCGATTTGAAAGCGATCAGTGAGTTGCTGGACATCCATTTTGCCGTCGTAAAGTCTCAACTCCGCGTCGCAAAACGAAAACACGGCCCGCTATTGATTTTTGCCAAAATGAAACTCGAAGCCAAGCGGGTGATTGTCGAATGA
- a CDS encoding NADH-quinone oxidoreductase subunit D, producing the protein MGPQHPSTHGVFRMNVVLDGERVVKLKPVFGYLHRNHEKIAENTSYLGSMPYTDRLDYFCSLTNNWAYAMAVEKLAGLQPPERAEYIRVITAELTRLQNHTCLVGFLMQDMGASGTPLMYAFREREKILDLFESLTGARMMCNYMRFGGCRCDLPPGWIEGARQVADEYPRFLDEFERLLSENEILLARTQGVGVLPRELAVNSSVTGPMLRASGVNYDIRKVDKYGIYDRFSFRVPLGEQGDTFDRYMIRLLEMRESLKILRAALDDIPPGPIMDPKVKIRGFRPKPGEAYGRIEAPKGELGFYLISDGSPNPYRYRVRPPSLINLTILEDMCLGHIVADVVVILGSVDIVLGEVDR; encoded by the coding sequence ATGGGGCCGCAGCATCCTTCGACCCACGGCGTGTTTCGCATGAACGTCGTGCTCGACGGCGAACGCGTGGTGAAGCTCAAACCGGTGTTTGGTTATCTGCACCGCAACCACGAAAAAATCGCCGAGAACACCAGTTACCTCGGTTCCATGCCCTACACCGACCGTCTGGATTATTTCTGCTCGCTGACCAACAACTGGGCCTACGCGATGGCGGTGGAAAAGCTGGCCGGTCTGCAGCCTCCTGAACGCGCGGAATACATTCGAGTCATCACCGCGGAGCTGACGCGCCTGCAAAACCACACCTGCCTCGTCGGTTTTTTGATGCAGGACATGGGCGCGTCCGGCACGCCGCTCATGTACGCATTTCGTGAGCGGGAGAAAATTCTCGATCTCTTCGAGTCGCTCACCGGCGCGCGGATGATGTGCAATTACATGCGCTTCGGCGGCTGCCGCTGCGATTTGCCGCCGGGCTGGATCGAAGGGGCGCGGCAGGTGGCCGACGAGTACCCGCGATTCCTTGACGAGTTCGAGCGGCTGCTTTCGGAAAACGAAATCCTCCTCGCGCGCACGCAGGGCGTCGGCGTGTTGCCGCGCGAGCTGGCCGTCAACTCCAGCGTCACCGGCCCGATGCTGCGCGCCAGCGGCGTCAACTACGACATTCGGAAGGTGGACAAGTACGGCATCTACGACCGGTTCTCGTTCCGCGTCCCGCTCGGCGAGCAGGGGGACACTTTCGACCGCTACATGATCCGGCTGCTTGAAATGCGCGAGTCGCTCAAGATTCTACGAGCGGCGCTGGACGATATTCCTCCCGGCCCGATCATGGACCCGAAAGTAAAAATCCGCGGCTTCCGGCCAAAACCCGGCGAAGCCTACGGACGCATCGAGGCCCCGAAAGGCGAGCTTGGCTTTTACCTGATCAGCGACGGCAGCCCGAACCCGTATCGCTACCGCGTCCGGCCACCGAGCCTGATCAACCTGACGATCCTCGAGGACATGTGCCTCGGTCACATCGTTGCGGACGTGGTGGTGATTCTCGGCAGCGTGGACATCGTGCTGGGGGAGGTGGATCGGTAA
- a CDS encoding NADH-quinone oxidoreductase subunit C, translating into MENLDQIKSRIESAVSGARIEIVRNDSPSAQHSLLVDNDHAVAIAGFLRGDPQLQFDYCSNVTGVDWPDAETSEKVKVKKVVDGVEKEVEEVKKTIRPGFLEAVYHLYSMELKHGPVILRLRTENRTDKNHLPSLTPIWRGAEFQEREIFDLFGIIFGGHPDLRRILMWDEYKDHPMRKDYVEPDDYEYEPTPHDEVLEKTKRHHPEGATT; encoded by the coding sequence GTGGAAAATCTCGATCAAATCAAATCGCGCATTGAATCCGCCGTATCAGGCGCGCGGATCGAAATCGTCCGCAACGACAGCCCGAGCGCACAGCATTCGTTGCTGGTGGACAATGACCACGCGGTTGCCATTGCCGGGTTCCTTCGAGGGGATCCGCAGCTTCAATTCGATTACTGCTCAAATGTCACCGGAGTGGACTGGCCCGACGCCGAGACATCCGAGAAGGTCAAAGTGAAAAAGGTCGTGGATGGCGTGGAGAAGGAAGTCGAGGAAGTGAAGAAGACCATCCGGCCCGGCTTTCTCGAGGCGGTTTATCACCTCTATTCTATGGAGTTGAAGCACGGGCCCGTCATCCTTCGGCTGCGCACCGAAAATCGCACCGACAAAAATCATTTACCGTCGCTTACGCCCATCTGGCGCGGCGCGGAATTTCAGGAACGTGAAATCTTCGATCTCTTTGGCATCATCTTCGGCGGCCATCCGGATTTGCGCCGCATCCTGATGTGGGATGAATACAAAGATCATCCGATGCGGAAGGATTACGTCGAGCCGGACGACTACGAATACGAACCCACCCCGCATGATGAGGTGCTGGAGAAGACGAAGCGCCATCATCCGGAGGGTGCGACGACATGA
- a CDS encoding NADH-quinone oxidoreductase subunit B yields the protein MDEGLRSELQKQGVFTTTLEELYNWGRKNSVWPLQFGLACCAIEMIATTMARYDLARFGAEVFRPSPRQADLMIVAGTVTKKMAPQVVRLYNQMPEPKYVIAMGACAISGGPFKQGYNVLKGIDRYIPVDVHIPGCPPRPEALIHAFMTLQKKIDGQKLTGDGRPRHLDASAPSEFPVPQFGEHDLVPPKNPDVWRPPELARG from the coding sequence ATGGACGAAGGACTGCGCAGCGAATTGCAGAAGCAGGGCGTCTTTACGACGACCTTGGAGGAGCTTTACAACTGGGGCCGCAAGAATTCGGTCTGGCCGCTCCAGTTTGGCCTGGCCTGTTGTGCCATCGAGATGATCGCCACCACGATGGCGCGCTACGATCTGGCGCGTTTTGGCGCGGAGGTGTTTCGGCCCTCACCGCGCCAGGCTGACCTGATGATCGTCGCCGGCACCGTCACCAAGAAAATGGCGCCGCAGGTTGTCCGCCTCTACAACCAGATGCCGGAGCCGAAATACGTCATCGCGATGGGCGCGTGCGCGATCTCCGGCGGACCGTTCAAGCAGGGCTACAACGTGCTCAAGGGCATTGACCGTTACATTCCGGTGGACGTGCACATTCCCGGTTGCCCGCCCAGGCCCGAGGCGCTCATTCACGCGTTCATGACACTGCAAAAGAAAATCGACGGCCAGAAGTTGACCGGCGACGGGCGTCCGCGACATCTCGACGCGAGTGCGCCGAGCGAGTTTCCCGTGCCGCAGTTTGGCGAACACGATCTGGTGCCGCCGAAGAATCCGGATGTGTGGCGACCGCCGGAGCTGGCGAGGGGATGA
- a CDS encoding NADH-quinone oxidoreductase subunit A, giving the protein MNTVEYSPYLLVAVFAVAAVLFALVPLGLARLWAKKFSPQKPGADKNAIYECGLESKGDAWVQFKSEYYLYAIVFLIFDVETIFLLPFAVAFKTLSVGAFVAMMIFLLLLVEGLVWAWRKGVLTWK; this is encoded by the coding sequence ATGAACACCGTTGAATACAGCCCTTATCTGCTGGTCGCGGTCTTTGCCGTCGCCGCGGTTCTGTTTGCGCTGGTGCCGCTGGGCCTGGCCCGTTTGTGGGCGAAGAAGTTTTCCCCGCAAAAGCCGGGTGCGGACAAGAACGCCATCTATGAGTGCGGACTGGAATCCAAAGGCGACGCCTGGGTGCAGTTCAAGTCCGAGTATTACCTTTACGCCATCGTCTTCCTGATCTTCGACGTCGAGACCATTTTCCTTCTGCCGTTCGCCGTTGCGTTCAAAACCCTTTCGGTGGGCGCGTTCGTCGCCATGATGATTTTCCTTCTGCTGTTGGTCGAAGGGCTGGTTTGGGCTTGGCGGAAGGGCGTGTTGACGTGGAAATGA
- a CDS encoding SDR family oxidoreductase — translation MKKVVITGVTRGLGRAMAEEFIRLGHTVFGCGRSEQTIQELNDKFGPPHGFSVLDVVSDSDMDVWAAGTVGSAGAPDLLINNAALINRNAALWRVPAGEFDRVIDVNIKGVVNVIRHFIPAMIKRGEGVIVNFSSGWGRSTDAEVAPYCATKWAIEGLTQALAQELPAGMAAIPLNPGIINTDMLQSCFGGSASAYPTADRWAKKAVPFLLGLGPKHNGQSLTAP, via the coding sequence ATGAAAAAGGTCGTCATCACCGGCGTTACCCGCGGACTGGGGCGCGCGATGGCGGAGGAATTTATCCGACTGGGTCATACGGTCTTTGGATGTGGACGTTCGGAACAGACGATACAGGAACTCAACGACAAATTTGGGCCACCACACGGGTTTTCCGTGCTCGACGTGGTGTCGGACAGCGATATGGATGTGTGGGCCGCCGGCACGGTCGGTTCCGCCGGAGCGCCCGATTTACTGATCAACAATGCCGCGCTCATCAATCGCAACGCGGCTCTTTGGCGCGTGCCGGCCGGGGAGTTTGACCGTGTCATTGACGTGAACATCAAAGGCGTGGTGAATGTCATCCGCCATTTTATTCCGGCGATGATCAAACGCGGCGAGGGGGTGATCGTGAACTTCAGTTCCGGTTGGGGCCGTTCGACGGATGCCGAGGTGGCGCCCTATTGCGCGACGAAGTGGGCGATTGAAGGTCTCACGCAGGCGCTCGCGCAGGAATTGCCGGCGGGCATGGCGGCGATTCCGCTGAACCCCGGCATCATCAACACGGACATGCTGCAAAGCTGCTTCGGCGGTTCGGCCTCCGCGTACCCGACCGCGGACCGGTGGGCGAAAAAGGCCGTCCCCTTTCTGCTGGGTCTGGGGCCGAAGCACAACGGCCAGTCGTTGACGGCGCCATAG
- a CDS encoding glycosyltransferase family 2 protein yields MDWPSQCAVVVPCLNEAATIEPLITEAHRFLSAVIVVDDGSSDGTAELAARAGADVVRHERRRGKGAALAAGWARARDRGFAWALSMDGDGQHAPEDIPSFLAAAAKTGANLIVGNRMSNPTGMPWLRRCVNRWMSERISRLTGQGLPDTQCGFRLMRLDAWAQVHLRADHFEIESELLCKFIAAGHAVEFVPVRVIYRNEQSKIRPVRDTHRWFRWWWQTRGWHKTRVLDKPLEKQA; encoded by the coding sequence ATGGATTGGCCCTCGCAGTGCGCCGTCGTCGTTCCGTGCCTCAACGAGGCGGCCACCATCGAACCGCTCATCACCGAAGCGCACAGGTTCCTGTCCGCGGTGATTGTCGTGGACGACGGTTCGAGCGACGGGACGGCGGAGCTGGCCGCCCGCGCCGGGGCGGACGTGGTGCGTCACGAGCGGCGCCGCGGGAAAGGGGCGGCGCTGGCAGCCGGCTGGGCGCGCGCCCGCGACCGGGGTTTCGCCTGGGCGCTGTCCATGGACGGCGACGGGCAACACGCGCCCGAGGATATCCCGTCGTTTCTGGCCGCGGCGGCAAAGACCGGCGCGAACCTGATCGTCGGCAACCGGATGTCGAATCCCACCGGGATGCCGTGGTTGAGGCGTTGCGTGAACCGCTGGATGAGCGAACGGATTTCGAGACTGACGGGGCAGGGGTTGCCGGACACCCAATGTGGTTTTCGTCTGATGCGGCTTGATGCCTGGGCGCAGGTTCATTTGCGGGCCGACCATTTCGAAATCGAATCGGAGTTGTTGTGCAAATTCATCGCCGCGGGCCATGCGGTCGAGTTTGTCCCGGTGCGGGTGATTTACCGGAACGAACAAAGCAAAATCCGGCCGGTGCGCGACACGCATCGGTGGTTTCGCTGGTGGTGGCAGACGCGTGGCTGGCACAAAACGCGCGTGCTCGACAAGCCGCTGGAAAAACAGGCGTAG